Within Oncorhynchus nerka isolate Pitt River linkage group LG8, Oner_Uvic_2.0, whole genome shotgun sequence, the genomic segment agTTCCCCACGGGGCTCACAGGGCActtgtcaaaggtagtgcactatatagggagtagggtggcATTAGGGGGGCTcttgtcaaaggtagtgcactatataggagtagggtggcatttgggacgcagTTCCCACAGGGCTcttgtcaaaggtagtgcactatatagggagtagggtggcatttgggacgtgTCTCAAATGGGGTGGGGCTCTTGTCATTAGGGTACATTTACAGTTCCCCACAGGGCTcttgtcaaaggtagtgcactatatagggagtagggtggcatttgggacgcagTTCCCCACAGGGCTcttgtcaaaggtagtgcactatatagggagtagggtggcatttgggacgcagTTCCCCACAGGGCTcttgtcaaaggtagtgcactatatagggagtagggtggcatttgggacgcagactgaAGTTCTGTGCCACCACAGATATGTGCTTGTTATTTTGGCTCATGTGTTTTTTGTTGGCCTCTGGTGATTGGGTGtgtacacactactacactgagcCACAATGGCAGGCCTGTGTACCTAGAGAGGCTGAGCAGACAGCAGAACACTGAGGCCACTCTCTGAGACCCAGGGAACTGCCTGTACCTTGTAGCACATTACCCCACCTAGATTCGTCTCGTCCACAGCAACTCCCATCGCAGGTTGGTAATTCACTAGACGCCAAACataagaaaacagactgaaacagggaaggaATAGCTGAACTTGTCCAGTAAGAAACGCTTAGTTTTGGATtatctgttgcaaaacgttttgctacagtgtgcactaatgaataacGACCCAACTCTTATTCAAGCGCTGTATGATATCATGTTGACTAACTAGTAAAGGGCAagcctatgtgtaactctgtgttgttgtattgggtcgaattgctatgctttatcttggccaggtcgcagttgtaaatgagaccttgttctcaactagcctacctggttaaataaaggtgttctcaactagcctacctggttaaataaaggtgttctcaactagcctacctggttaaataaaggtgaaataaataaatctgtatgtactgtactcgtTTCTCAGGATTGTCCCAGCAGCAATCAGAATGTTCAACAAAGAATGTGATTTAGTCCTTTTTCCATGAAACAATCTGTAATTAGAAATTATTTGAGATGTGCATTATTCACTTCAGCAACCTTTGACATAAATAGGTTGTGAGAAGCACTATcctcccccccacctccctcccctcccccccctctccccccccctccctcccccccacctccccacctcccccacctctctcccccacctccccccctctctctcccccccacctctctccccccccacctcccctcccctccccccacctcccccaccccccccccaccactctctcccccccacctccctccctcccccacctcccccccctccccctcccctccaccactctcccccccccacctcccccacctcctcccccctctctctccccacctccctccctctctccccacctccctccctcccctccaccactctctccccccccacctccctcccgaGTCCTTTCTTTTCTCTATGACCACAATGAGTGGTAGCCCTACCTAACCTCCATTCATACAGCTGTCAATGGGCCTCTCAATGTTCTGTGGCAGGTTCAGGTAACTTCCCCAAGCTTCCTAAATGAGACAAAAACGatcaataaaatacaatttattgAAGATCACAGTATGAAAAATTCAATAATGCAAAAGTATCTTCATCATTTGGACATTGTTAAGAGCAAGTTGTCCTCTCTTTAATCGTACCGGCAAAAATACTAGAATATAAGACAGCATCTTGAGTAATGCAAAAACTATGTTAATACTAGGCTTGCTGAGCTCCCACATCTTCCAATACAGTATACATTCCACTTCTTTAACAGTGTATTATCAGCCTCATCATTAGTGTTCCCTGCCAGAACTATCTCCCTTTATCTCACTGTTTGGCCAGTTCCCCTTTCACTCAACAATCACATTCCAACTATAGAATTCTAGTTCCATGATTCCAACCTCTTGTTCTATGATTCCAACCTCTAGTTCTATGATTCCAACCTCTAGTTCTATGATTCCAACCTCTAGTTCTATGATTCCAACCTGGCCCTTCCCCCAAACAGTCCTAGGGAACCAGTGAGTTGTCGAGCAACCAATGAGAGTAGCAGCCTCTATGGATTGGCACTCCGGTGGGCCTATCATGGCCTTTGGACCAGCTTGCTTTTGCCCTCCTCCTGCTCTGCCAGCTTGAAGTGGGTGTAGGAGAGGATGCCAGTGAGTGTACAGAGGATACCCAGGCCCTGGTTTAGAgacagggggtcctggaagagaacATAGCCCCCCAACAGGGTGATGCAGAACTTGAAGTGGCCAAACATGTTGTAGCTGTAGGAGTTCACCGttaaggtcaaataaaaaaaggaGCACACAGTGAATTTGAAATTTATCACATACACACCTTTGTAATATTGACCCCAGAGTTAtactagttgtcatggtgattTCTCATATCATATCTCCGCCTCCTTATCAACaatattggaggagaaggtcaaaGGTCCCTCCACTCTGACCTTATTCTCCAATGAGTTTTGAGTCGGAGAGACGATGTGAGGAATCGACGGACAGATTAATTGACATTTTGAGACAGTCCTATTGGTTGACCCTTGACCTCCAGCCAGAACAAAAGGATACGTGACAGCAGAGGTGTTCCCTATGATCCAGTAGATTGACAGGTTGACTAGGAAGGCTATGAGGCCAGATAGCATCACCATGGCCTGAAGGGAGAGATACAACATGTTAGCATCACCATGGTCTGAAGGTAGAGATACAACATGTTAGCATCACCATGGTCTGAAGGTAGAGACACAACATGTTAGCATCACCATGGTCTGAAGGAGAGATACAACATGTTAGCATCACCATGGTCTGAAGGGAGAGATACAACATGTTAGCATCACCATGGTCTGAAGGTAGAGACACAACATGTTAGCATCACCATGGTCTGAAGGTAGAGATACAACATGTTAGCATCACCATGGCCTGAAGGGAGAGATACAACATGTTAGCATCACCATGGTCTGAAGGTAGAGATACAACATGTTAGCATCACCATGGCCTGAAGGTAACAACAGCACAGTAGCATGTTAGCATCACCATGGTCTGAAGGGAGAGATACAACATGTTAGCATCACCATGGCCTGAAGGTAACAACAGCACAGTAGCATGTTAGCATCACCATGGTCTGAAGGGAGAGATACAACATGTTAGCATCACCATGGTCTGAAGGAGAGATACAACATGTTAGCATCACCATGGTCTGAAGGAGAGATACAACATGTTAGCATCACCATGGTCTGAAGGTAGAGATACAACATGTTAGCATCACCATGGTCTGAAGGTAGAGATACAACATGTTAGCATCACCATGGTCTGAAGGAGAGATACAACATGTTAGAGATACAACATGTTAGCATCACCATGGTCTGAAGGAGAGATACAACCATGTTAGCATCATCACCATGGTCTGAAGGAGAGATACAACATGTTAGCATCACCATGGTCTGAAGGTAAGACAGCACAGTAGcatgttagagagggagagatacaacaTGTTAGCATCACCATGGTCTGAAGGAGAGATACAACATGTTAGCATCACCATGGTGTGAAGGAGAGATACAACATGTTAGCATCACCATGGTCTGAAGGGAGAGATACAACATGTTAGCATCACCATGCTCTGAAGGGAGAGATACAACATGTTAGCATCACCATGGCCTGAAGGAGAGATACAACATGTTAGCATCACCATGGTTTGAAGGTAGAGATACAACATGTTAGCATCACCCTGGTTTGAAGGTAGAGATACAACATGTTAGCATCACCATGGCCTGAAGGTAGAGATACAACATGTTAGCATCACCATGGTCTGAAGGTAGAGATACAACATGTTAGCATCACCATGGTCTGAAGGGAGAGATACAACATGTTAGCATCACCATGGTCTGAAGGAGAGATACAACATGCATCACCATGGTCTAGAGATACAACATGTTAGCATCACCCTGGTTTGAAGGTAGAGATACAACATGTTAGCATCACCCTGGTCTGAAGGAGAGATACAACATGTTAGCATCACCATGGTCTGAATGTAGAGATACAACATGTTAGCATCACCCTGGTTTGAAGGTAGAGATACAACATGTTAGCATCACCCTGGGCTGAATGTAGAGATACAACATGTTAGCATCACCATGGTCTGAAGGTAGAGATACAACATGTTAGCATCACCATGGTCTGAAGGTAGAGATACAACATGTTAGCATCACCATGGTTTGAAGGTAGAGATACAACATGTTAGCATCACCCTGGCCTGAATGTAGAGATACAACATGTTAGCATCACCCTGGTTTGAAGGTAGAGATACAACATGTTAGCATCACCATGGTCTGAAGGTAGAGATACAACATGTTAGCATCACCCTTGCCTGAATGTAGAGATACAACATGTTAGCATCATGGTACAACATGTTAGCATCAGGTAGAGATACAACATGTTAGCATCACCTGAATAGATACAACTAGCATCAAGGAGAGATACAACATGTTAGCATCACCCACTGAATGTAGAGATACAACATGGTCTGAAGGTAGAGATACAACATGTTAGCATCACCATGGTCTGAAGGTAGAGATACAACATGTTAGCATCACCTAGAGATACAACATGTTAGCATCCCTGGTTCAGCTAGCATCACCCTGGTTTGAAGGTAGAGATACAACATGTTAGCATCACCCTTGCCTGAATGTAGAGATACAACATGTTAGCATCAGGTAGAGATACAACATGTTAGCATCACCATGGTCTGAAGGTAGAGATACCTGGTTTGAAGGTAGAGATACAACATGTTAGCATCACCATGGTCTGAAGGTAGAGACACAACATGTTAGCATCACCATGGTCTGAAGGTAGAGATACAACATGTTAGCATCACCATAGCCTGAAGGAGAGATACAACATGTTAGCATCACCATGGCCTGAAGGTAACAGCAGCACAGTAGCATGTTAGCATCACCATGGCCTGAAGGTAACAGCAGCACAGTAGCAAATTAGCATCACCATGGCCTGAAGGTAACAGCAGCACAGTAGCATGTTAGCATCACCATGGCCTGAAGGTAACAGCAGCACAGTAGCATGTTAGCATCACCATGGCCTGAAGCTAACAGCAGCACAGTAGCATGTTAGCAGCATTAGCAACATCAGTATTTTACCACTGTTTGCTATATCTAGTCTATCTCCAGGGGGTGGAAGTGGAGGCTTGTAGACCCTTAGGGGTCAGAACAACGGTGTTGAACTGAGCTCCGTTGAACACACACAGCTGAACATGCTTTGACATGTCCGTAGAGGACTAGTGCTTGTGTGTCCTCAGTGACTCATCTCATCTGAGTAAATCCATCACAGGATGTAGTCTCTCACTCATTCTGAAGACAAACTGAAAGTAtgaaacacctctctctctctctcaaaataaTTTACATGAACAAAATAAGACTATTTGAATATTTAGGCTAAGCCAGGAATTCCCCCAAAGTCCCCCCCTTCTAACCTTACATGCAAAAGAGCTGACTGTTTATTTGGCCCGTCTGCTTAGGCCTGGTCTTAAAGTCTTTAACCCCAGTCATGCAGTATGAGGTCAGGTAGTGGgattacagctgcaccatccctGAACCAAACCAAGGCCATGGCAATCATCGGGTTCTGAACAGACTCACAATGCTGAGTTCTTAAAACAGTATGTTtccctgtgtgtctcagagagagagagaggaaactgtAGAATAACTCTGTGACAGAGTCAACGCTGAGATCTGATTAGGTGTATTATCCATTAGCTAACTGATTGGgggtctcccccctctctgtctcttaccaGTGCTGGGAAGGACCAGGGTCCGAAGATGCCCCCCTCCCCAGAGAGAGGTTCGAAGAAGGGcacgagggagaggaggaaggcagaGGACATGGGGGCCTGGTAGTAGAGTAGCTGCATGGAGTTAACCTGGAGCTCATGCTGTTTCACACCTACCCACTGAGATAGAGGGAAggggggaggtgggaggagagagagatgtatcatCAATCAATTATGAGGCCTGAGATAATAGTACAATGCACCTTGATAATAGAAGGtatgaataggagagagagagagggagggatgtggggggagagagagagggagggatgtgggggagagagagagggagggatgtgggggggagagagagagggagggatgtggggggggagagagagggagggatgtggggGGGATATATAATCAATGAATTATGAGGCCTGAGATAATAGTACAATACACCTTGATAATAGAAGGTATGAATAAGACAAGAAAGTCCACTAACTTGTTCTAGTCTGACCGCATCCCaactagcaccctattccctttcaagtgcactacttttgaccaggactcatagggAATAGTTTGCCATTTGGGAAGACAGCCTGGTTCACCCATAGACTGTAGTGTTCACCAGGTCCAAGTGCACTTCAAAGCATCACTACTtaccacctgatagagggaggtgaCGAACACTCCTAGTGTGGCAAAGACCATCCCCAGGAGGTTGAATCTCACATCATAGTAGGAGTTGAGGATCACACCTAACGTTATGGGCAcctagtagacagacacacatcacctaacgttatgggtacctagtagacagacacacatcacctaacgttatgggtacctagtagacagacacacatcacctaacgttatgggtacctagtagacagacacacatcacctaacgttatgggcacctagtagacagacacacatcacctaacgttatgggtacctagtagacagacacacatcacctaacgttatgggtacctagtagacagacacacatcacctaacgttatgggcacctagtagacagacacacaggaacacacatcaCCTAACATTATGGGTAcctagtagacagacacacatcacctaacgttatgggcacctagtagacagacacacaggaacacacatcacctaacgttatgggtacctagtagacagacacacatcacctaacgttatgggtacctagtagacagacacacatcacctaacgttatgggtacctagtagacagacacacatcacctaacgttatgggtacctagtagacagacacacatcacctaacgttatgggtacctagtagacagacagacacacatcacctaacgttatgggtacctagtagacagacacacatcacctaacgttatgggtacctagtagacagacacacatcacctaacgttatgggtacctagtagacagacacacatcacctaacgttatgggtacctagtagacagacacacaggaacacacatcacctaacgttatgggtacctagtagacagacacacatcacctaacgttatgggtacctagtagacagacacacatcacctaacgttatgggtacctagtagacagacacacaggaacacacatcacctaacgttatgggtacctagtagacagacacacatcacctaacgttatgggcacctagtagacagacacacatcacctaacgttatgggtacctagtagacagacacacatcacctaacgttatgggtacctagtagacagacacacatcacctaacgttatggttacctagtagacagacacacatcacctaacgttatgggtacctagtagacagacacacatcacctaacgttatgggtacctagtagacagacacacatcacctaacgttatggttacctagtagacagacacacatcacctaacgttatgggcacctagtagacagacacacaggaacacacatcaCCATACCTAGTAGACAGACTACATCACCTAACGTTATGGGTAcctagtagacagacacacatcacctaacgttatgggtacctagtagacagacacacatcacctaacgttatgggtacctagtagacagacacacatcacctaacgttatgggtacctagtagacagacacacatcacctaacgttatgggtacctagtagacagacagaacacacatcacctaacgttatgggtacctagtagacagacacacatcacctaacgttatgggtacctagtagacagacacacaggaacacacatcacctaacgttatgggcacctagtagacagacacacatcacctaacgttatggttacctagtagacagacacacaggaacacacatcacctaacgttatgggtacctagtagacagacacacaggaacacacatcacctaacgttatgggtacctagtagacagacacatcacctaacgttatgggtacctagtagacagacacacatcacctaacgttatgggcacctagtagacagacacacatcacctaacgttatgggtacctagtagacagacacacatcaccatcacctaacgttatgggtacctagtagacagacacacatcacctaacgttatgggtacctagtagacagacacacatcacctaacgttatgggtacctagtagacagacacacatcacctaacgttatgggtacctagtagacagacacacatcacctaacgttatgggtacctagtagacagacacacatcacctaacgttatgggtacctagtagacagacagacacacatcacctaacgttatgggtacctagtagacagacacacatcacctaacgttatgggtacctagtagacagacacacatcacctaacgttatgggtacctagtagacagacacacatcacctaacgttatgggtacctagtagacagacacacatcacctaacgttatgggtacctagtagacagacacacaggaacacacatcacctaacgttatgggtacctagtagacagacacacatcacctaacgttatgggtacctagtagacagacacacatcacctaacgttatgggtacctagtagacagacacacatcacctaacgttatgggtacctagtagacagacacacatcacctaacgttatgggtacctagtagacagacacacatcacctaacgttatgggtacctagtagacagacacacatcacctaacgttatgggcacctagtagacagacacacatcacctaacgttatgggtagacacacatcacctaacgttatgggtacctagtagacagacacacatcacctaacgttatgggtacctagtagacagacacacatcacctaacgttatgggtacctagtagacagacacacatcacctaacgttatgggtacctagtagacagacacacatcacctaacgttatgggtaccctagtagacagacacacatcacctaacgttatgggtacctagtagacagacacacatcacctaacgttatgggtacctagtagacagacacacatcacctaacgttatgggtacctagtagacagacacacatcacctaacgttatgggtacctagtagacagacacacatcacctaacgttatgggtacctag encodes:
- the slc35e3 gene encoding solute carrier family 35 member E3; translation: MANRLSDLFSNSRLVIGLLANLLSSICIVFINKWIYVHYGFPNMTLTLIHFVVTWLGLWVCQKMDIFAPKSLQPTKIIWLALSFCGFVAFTNLSLQNNTIGTYQLAKAMTTPVIIVIQTMYYKKTFSTKIKLTLVPITLGVILNSYYDVRFNLLGMVFATLGVFVTSLYQVWVGVKQHELQVNSMQLLYYQAPMSSAFLLSLVPFFEPLSGEGGIFGPWSFPALAMVMLSGLIAFLVNLSIYWIIGNTSAVTYNMFGHFKFCITLLGGYVLFQDPLSLNQGLGILCTLTGILSYTHFKLAEQEEGKSKLVQRP